Proteins encoded together in one Papaver somniferum cultivar HN1 unplaced genomic scaffold, ASM357369v1 unplaced-scaffold_117, whole genome shotgun sequence window:
- the LOC113329435 gene encoding putative leucine-rich repeat receptor-like protein kinase At2g19210: MNSQLLNLLLLLVFAHFSCFPLLMPVSAKVFFSIDCGSSSLKPRTDNNSIVWVGDGPFIQTGEVHKVNIPAQIPDFDSNALNTLRAFPTRKKNCYSIDLDTKTENSTRVLVRANFYYGNYDNKSSPPTFNLQFNGNTWEQITTTNDSVLYTEVVFSLNNTNNINVCLAQTHLNNIPFISALEVRSLSSDIYGYIPSEFPLLFQLRLAFGTNKTVRYPEDSFDRIWSSIGPLSNPSPLRRITSDSPSINVSSTIDKPPEAVLRTALLLFNSSEDIAYSATTNVTGPLFFNAYFSEPIKLSSAQKRSFKLVVNANQDNSLFFPENPLIPPYGGALEVHIANVSTFNSFFSLAFLRTNDSTLPSLINALEGYTVGDKLAQGTNSNDVKALGLLKKSFTQLQDWNGDPCLPSPYTWDWVACSDDTDSPRIIALNLSDFGLTGTLPDFSGMDALKTIILRNNSLTEGIPEFLGTLPELTVVDLADNNFLGTVPSSISNNVNLKFTATGNPNVSCTPTSICNTDPASKIPPPSTNTNAEPKIPSPADKGKSSKTLAQPIIILLIMFSGLLL, translated from the exons ATGAATTCACAacttcttaatcttcttcttcttttagtctTTGCACATTTCTCATGTTTTCCTCTACTTATGCCCGTATCTGCAAAAG TTTTTTTTAGCATTGATTGTGGTTCTTCATCATTGAAACCTCGTACTGACAACAATTCGATCGTATGGGTCGGGGACGGTCCTTTCATACAAACTGGAGAAGTTCATAAGGTCAATATACCAGCACAAATACCTGATTTCGATTCTAATGCTTTGAACACTCTTAGAGCATTCCCAACCCGGAAGAAGAATTGTTATTCAATAGATTTGGATACAAAAACCGAAAACAGTACTCGAGTTCTTGTTCGTGCTAATTTCTATTACGGAAACTATGATAACAAATCAAGCCCACCTACTTTCAATCTTCAATTCAATGGGAACACTTGGGaacaaataacaacaacaaatgaCTCAGTCCTATATACAGAGGTGGTATTTTCATTGAACAACACTAACAATATTAACGTATGTCTTGCTCAAACTCACCTGAATAACATTCCCTTTATATCTGCTCTCGAAGTAAGAAGTTTGAGTTCAGATATTTATGGTTATATCCCTTCAGAATTTCCATTGCTTTTCCAGTTAAGACTTGCTTTTGGTACCAACAAAACTGTCAG GTACCCTGAAGATAGTTTCGATCGGATTTGGAGCTCAATTGGACCACTAAGTAACCCTAGTCCATTGAGGAGGATTACAAGCGACTCGCCATCCATAAACGTCAGCAGTACTATAGATAAACCTCCGGAAGCAGTACTAAGAACAGCATTATTGCTTTTCAATTCATCCGAAGACATAGCTTATAGTGCCACTACGAATGTTACCGGTCCTTTGTTTTTCAATGCGTATTTTTCGGAACCGATTAAACTAAGTTCTGCCCAGAAACGATCATTTAAATTAGTTGTCAACGCTAATCAAGATAATAGTTTGTTTTTCCCTGAGAACCCTCTGATTCCACCTTACGGAGGCGCATTGGAGGTCCACATTGCCAACGTGTCTACCTTCAACTCTTTTTTTTCACTTGCGTTTCTCCGGACAAATGATTCAACTCTTCCTTCGCTAATCAATGCTCTTGAAGGGTACACTGTCGGTGATAAATTGGCTCAAGGAACCAATTCAAATGATG TGAAAGCATTGGGTTTATTGAAAAAGAGTTTCACTCAGCTTCAAGATTGGAATGGTGATCCTTGTTTACCATCACCATACACTTGGGATTGGGTCGCTTGTAGTGATGATACGGACTCTCCTCGAATTATAGCACT GAATCTCAGTGACTTTGGATTAACAGGCACTTTACCAGACTTCAGTGGCATGGATGCTCTCAAAACCAT AATTCTCCGCAACAATAGTTTGACGGAAGGTATTCCTGAATTTCTTGGCACACTTCCAGAACTCACAGTAGT AGATCTGGCGGATAACAACTTCTTGGGAACGGTACCTTCGTCAATATCAAATAACGTCAATTTGAAGTTCAC TGCAACTGGTAATCCAAACGTGTCGTGCACGCCCACATCGATATGCAATACTGACCCCGCATCAAAAATTCCTCCCCCAAGCACTAATACTAATGCTGAACCAAAAATTCCTTCCCCAGCTGACAAAGGCAAAAGTTCTAAAACATTAGCACAACCAATAATAAtacttttgattatgttttctgGTTTATTATTGTAA